The Sphingomonas sanxanigenens DSM 19645 = NX02 genome includes a region encoding these proteins:
- a CDS encoding p-hydroxycinnamoyl CoA hydratase/lyase: protein MTETSSNGVVAYDVADGIAWVRFNRPDKRNAMSPTLNRDMMEVLDLLEFREDVGVLVLSGEGAAWTAGMDLKEYFRETEALGLAGTRKAQRESYGWWRRLRWYQKPTIAMVNGWCFGGGYGPLFACDLAFAAEEATFGLSEINWGILPGGGATKVAVELMPFRKAMYHAMMGENIDGATAAEWGLVNEAVPLETLRARVIEVANVLLKKNPVALKATKDAVRRVSVMSYDDAEDYLVRAQEAANSYDSDGRKEGIRQFIDEKSYKPGLGAYDKDRAG from the coding sequence ATGACCGAAACGAGCAGCAACGGCGTCGTCGCCTATGACGTCGCGGACGGGATCGCCTGGGTGCGCTTCAACCGTCCGGACAAGCGCAACGCGATGAGCCCCACGCTCAACCGCGACATGATGGAGGTCCTCGATCTGCTCGAGTTCCGCGAGGATGTCGGCGTCCTGGTGCTTTCGGGCGAAGGCGCGGCATGGACGGCCGGCATGGACCTCAAGGAATATTTCCGCGAGACCGAGGCGCTCGGCCTGGCCGGCACGCGCAAGGCGCAGCGCGAGAGCTATGGCTGGTGGCGCCGCCTGCGCTGGTATCAGAAGCCGACGATCGCGATGGTCAATGGCTGGTGCTTCGGCGGCGGCTATGGCCCGCTGTTCGCCTGCGATCTCGCTTTCGCTGCGGAAGAGGCGACCTTCGGCCTTTCGGAGATCAACTGGGGCATCCTGCCCGGCGGCGGCGCGACCAAGGTGGCGGTGGAACTGATGCCGTTCCGCAAGGCGATGTACCACGCGATGATGGGCGAGAATATCGACGGCGCCACCGCCGCCGAATGGGGCCTCGTCAACGAAGCGGTGCCGCTGGAAACGCTCAGGGCGCGGGTGATCGAGGTGGCCAATGTCCTGCTCAAGAAGAACCCGGTGGCGCTGAAGGCGACCAAGGACGCCGTGCGCCGCGTCAGCGTGATGAGCTATGACGATGCCGAGGACTATCTGGTCCGCGCGCAGGAAGCGGCCAATTCCTACGACAGTGACGGCCGCAAGGAAGGCATCCGCCAGTTCATCGACGAGAAGAGCTACAAGCCCGGGCTCGGGGCTTATGACAAGGACCGCGCGGGCTGA
- a CDS encoding acetate--CoA ligase family protein, whose amino-acid sequence MTMPNLSRLLTPRSVVIVGASPTPGALGNSVLQNLERHRFAGEIHLINPKRDEIGGRPCLKSIDQLPEGVDAAVLAIPGGAVLGAVEALAARGVGAAIIFSAGFAEGGEEGLAAQAAVARIAAEHGMVIEGPNCLGMVNYAAGVPLTFVEAPVLDLAGRPSVGIVSQSGAMAVVLGTTLMAKGLGITVSVSTGNEAASGVEDYVEHLIDDPATPAIGMIVEQFRKPARFLALAERARAAGKAIVLLHPGTSSAARESAATHTGAMAGDWQLMKTKVERAGVILVDSLEALGDVLELVTRAKPVRRGGTAVLTESGAFKALTLDLAEQIGLALPPMDGATASAMRAAIPDFIPVSNPMDLTAQALVDPDLYRRTLEPLLADDNFAALVFGIIQTDEATSARKFPAIIDAVTRLAPDKPVIFAGLDDGAPVPAAYIERLRAIGVPYFPSPDRAFRALRHLARAAERDVSRAGAEPVTLDLPSGVIPEYRAKELLAPLGIPFPKGGFAASAEEAGAVAARVGYPVAIKAQAAALSHKSDAGGVILNIADAAALDAAWARLYDNVAAYDPGIALDGALIEAMGKRGTELIVGARNDPEWGPVILVGFGGVTAELLHDVRLLPVDLTADAIAAELRLLKQGALLDGYRGSPALDVEAVATLIAALGRALAGTPAIREVDLNPVVVYPKGEGAVALDALILAE is encoded by the coding sequence ATGACCATGCCCAACCTGTCCCGCCTGCTCACCCCGCGCTCGGTCGTGATCGTGGGCGCTTCCCCTACCCCCGGCGCGCTCGGCAATTCGGTGCTGCAGAACCTCGAGCGGCATCGCTTCGCGGGGGAGATCCACCTGATCAACCCCAAGCGCGACGAGATCGGCGGCCGCCCCTGCCTGAAGTCGATCGATCAACTGCCCGAGGGTGTCGACGCCGCGGTGCTGGCGATCCCCGGCGGCGCGGTGCTGGGGGCGGTCGAGGCGCTGGCGGCGCGCGGCGTGGGGGCTGCGATCATCTTCTCGGCGGGCTTCGCCGAGGGTGGCGAGGAAGGGCTCGCCGCGCAGGCCGCGGTGGCACGGATCGCCGCCGAACATGGCATGGTGATCGAGGGGCCCAATTGCCTGGGCATGGTCAACTATGCCGCGGGCGTGCCGCTGACCTTCGTCGAGGCGCCGGTGCTCGATCTCGCGGGCAGGCCTTCGGTTGGCATCGTCAGCCAGTCCGGCGCGATGGCGGTGGTGCTGGGCACCACCCTGATGGCGAAGGGGCTGGGCATCACCGTGTCGGTCTCCACCGGCAACGAGGCGGCGAGCGGCGTCGAGGATTATGTCGAGCACCTGATCGACGATCCGGCGACGCCGGCGATCGGCATGATCGTCGAGCAGTTCCGCAAGCCGGCGCGCTTCCTGGCGCTGGCGGAACGCGCCCGCGCCGCCGGCAAGGCGATCGTGCTGCTCCACCCGGGCACCTCCAGCGCCGCGCGCGAATCCGCCGCCACCCATACCGGCGCGATGGCAGGCGACTGGCAGCTGATGAAGACCAAGGTCGAGCGCGCCGGCGTGATCCTGGTCGACAGCCTCGAAGCGCTCGGCGACGTGCTCGAACTCGTCACCCGCGCGAAACCGGTGAGGCGCGGCGGCACCGCGGTGCTGACCGAATCCGGCGCGTTCAAGGCGCTGACGCTCGACCTGGCCGAGCAGATCGGCCTCGCGCTGCCGCCGATGGACGGCGCCACCGCCAGTGCGATGCGCGCGGCGATCCCCGATTTCATCCCCGTCTCCAACCCGATGGACCTGACCGCGCAGGCGCTGGTCGATCCCGACCTCTACCGCCGCACGCTCGAACCGTTGCTGGCCGACGACAATTTCGCCGCGCTCGTGTTCGGCATCATCCAGACCGACGAGGCGACCAGCGCGCGCAAATTCCCCGCGATCATCGACGCGGTGACCAGGCTGGCGCCGGACAAGCCGGTGATCTTCGCGGGGCTGGACGACGGCGCGCCGGTGCCCGCCGCCTATATCGAGCGGCTGCGCGCGATCGGCGTGCCCTATTTCCCGTCGCCCGACCGCGCCTTCCGCGCGCTGCGCCACCTCGCCCGCGCCGCAGAGCGCGACGTCTCCCGCGCGGGGGCCGAGCCGGTCACGCTCGACCTGCCGAGCGGCGTGATCCCCGAATATCGCGCCAAGGAGCTGCTGGCACCGCTCGGCATCCCCTTCCCCAAGGGCGGCTTCGCGGCGTCCGCGGAGGAGGCCGGGGCAGTCGCGGCGCGGGTCGGCTATCCGGTCGCGATCAAGGCGCAGGCCGCCGCGCTCAGCCACAAGAGCGATGCCGGCGGCGTCATCCTCAACATCGCCGATGCGGCCGCGCTCGACGCCGCCTGGGCGCGGCTCTACGACAATGTCGCCGCCTATGATCCCGGCATCGCGCTGGATGGCGCGCTGATCGAGGCGATGGGCAAGCGCGGGACCGAACTGATCGTCGGCGCGCGCAACGATCCCGAATGGGGGCCGGTGATCCTCGTCGGCTTCGGCGGCGTCACCGCCGAACTGCTCCACGACGTGCGGCTGCTGCCGGTCGATCTCACCGCCGATGCCATCGCCGCCGAGCTGCGCCTGTTGAAACAGGGCGCGCTGCTCGACGGCTATCGCGGCTCCCCGGCGCTCGACGTCGAGGCGGTCGCGACCTTGATCGCCGCGCTGGGTCGTGCGCTGGCCGGCACGCCCGCGATCCGCGAGGTCGACCTCAACCCGGTGGTGGTCTATCCCAAGGGCGAAGGCGCGGTGGCGCTCGATGCGCTGATCCTCGCCGAATAG
- a CDS encoding alpha/beta hydrolase family protein — MRRSIVRAVALMLATAVPAAIGADDGGVLPAGAHWDAAVPANWNGTLLLYSRGYSANPGAPEAAPKPHRQALLDAGYAIAGSDYGASGWALEEAVPAQQATVAAFAARHGKPKRVIAWGSSMGGLVTTALAERRGSGIDGGVAMCASIGGALGMMNMALDGAYAFRTLIAPDADIRIVDVDDDRANGRRVAAALASATQTPQGRARIALAGVLAGIPGWTRADGAEPAPTDYRAQVDEIAKAFVMGVYLPRTDQEKRAGGAFSWNSGIDYRAQVALSGRQPLLAALYREAGLDLDADLAKLNAGQRVTAKPAAVAYMRAHYTPNARPLVPLAAVQMIGDGLTSPSLQRGYVEAAKGAESLWVRGAGHCGFDTPTVLAAIRHVEARIESGRWGARPAGFVAHTPPPMLRPCVRGGTCR, encoded by the coding sequence ATGCGCAGATCGATCGTGCGTGCGGTGGCGCTGATGCTGGCGACGGCGGTTCCGGCCGCCATCGGGGCCGATGATGGCGGCGTGCTGCCGGCGGGTGCGCATTGGGATGCCGCGGTTCCCGCCAACTGGAACGGCACCTTGCTGCTCTACAGCCGCGGCTACAGCGCCAATCCCGGCGCGCCGGAGGCCGCGCCGAAACCCCATCGCCAGGCGCTGCTCGATGCCGGCTATGCGATCGCCGGATCGGATTATGGCGCTTCGGGCTGGGCGCTGGAGGAGGCGGTGCCGGCGCAGCAGGCGACCGTCGCCGCGTTCGCGGCGCGTCACGGCAAGCCGAAGCGGGTGATCGCCTGGGGATCGTCGATGGGCGGGCTGGTCACGACCGCGCTCGCCGAACGGCGTGGCAGCGGCATCGATGGCGGGGTGGCGATGTGCGCCTCGATCGGCGGCGCGCTCGGCATGATGAACATGGCGCTCGACGGCGCCTATGCCTTCCGCACCCTGATCGCGCCCGATGCGGATATCCGCATCGTCGATGTCGATGACGATCGCGCGAACGGCCGGCGCGTCGCCGCGGCGCTCGCCAGCGCGACGCAGACCCCCCAGGGCCGCGCGCGCATCGCGCTGGCCGGGGTGCTCGCAGGCATTCCCGGCTGGACGCGTGCCGACGGCGCCGAGCCCGCGCCCACCGACTATCGCGCGCAGGTGGACGAGATCGCGAAGGCGTTCGTTATGGGCGTCTATCTGCCGCGCACCGATCAGGAGAAGCGCGCGGGTGGCGCCTTCTCGTGGAACAGCGGCATCGACTATCGCGCGCAGGTGGCGCTGTCGGGCCGGCAGCCGCTGCTCGCCGCGCTCTATCGCGAGGCGGGGCTGGATCTCGACGCCGATCTGGCGAAACTCAACGCCGGGCAGCGGGTAACGGCGAAGCCGGCGGCGGTGGCCTATATGCGCGCGCACTACACGCCCAACGCCCGCCCGCTCGTGCCGCTGGCGGCGGTGCAGATGATCGGCGACGGGCTGACATCGCCCTCATTGCAGCGCGGCTATGTCGAGGCCGCGAAAGGCGCCGAGAGCCTGTGGGTGCGCGGCGCGGGCCATTGCGGCTTCGATACGCCGACCGTGCTGGCGGCGATCCGCCATGTCGAGGCGCGGATCGAGAGCGGGCGCTGGGGCGCGCGGCCCGCGGGGTTCGTGGCCCATACGCCGCCGCCGATGCTGCGGCCCTGCGTGCGGGGCGGAACGTGCCGCTAG
- a CDS encoding oxidoreductase — protein sequence MARWTIADIPPQHGRTAVVTGTGGLGYEDALALARAGAAVILAGRNPAKGAAAIARIRAAVPPATIRFEALDLASLASVATFAERLGGECERIDLLVNNAGVMRPPRRLETADGFELQLGTNYLGHFALTARLMPLLAKGQGARVVTLSSIAAGRGAVIHFDDLNARRRYDAMSWYSQSKLACLMFALELDRRSAARGWGIASLAAHPGLSRTDLIPNAPGPRTFTNTLFSALRLLMQSPAQGALPTLYAATDPGAQGGGYYGPDRLSETRGHPALAAVPARALDQAACARLWQISEELTGVGFG from the coding sequence ATGGCGCGTTGGACGATCGCAGACATTCCGCCCCAGCATGGCCGCACCGCGGTGGTCACCGGCACGGGCGGGCTCGGTTATGAGGATGCGCTGGCGCTGGCGCGCGCCGGGGCGGCGGTGATCCTGGCAGGGCGGAATCCGGCGAAAGGCGCGGCGGCGATCGCGCGGATCCGCGCCGCGGTGCCGCCCGCCACGATCCGCTTCGAGGCGCTGGACCTCGCCAGCCTCGCCTCCGTCGCCACCTTTGCGGAGCGGCTGGGCGGCGAATGCGAGCGGATCGACCTGCTGGTCAACAATGCCGGCGTGATGCGGCCGCCGCGGCGGCTGGAGACCGCCGACGGGTTCGAGCTGCAGCTCGGCACCAACTATCTCGGCCATTTCGCGCTCACCGCGCGGCTGATGCCGCTGCTGGCGAAGGGGCAGGGCGCGCGCGTCGTCACCTTGTCGAGCATCGCCGCCGGCCGCGGCGCCGTCATCCATTTCGACGATCTCAACGCGCGGCGGCGCTACGATGCGATGTCGTGGTATAGCCAGTCCAAGCTCGCCTGCCTGATGTTCGCGCTCGAGCTGGATCGGCGCAGCGCCGCGCGGGGCTGGGGCATCGCCAGCCTCGCCGCGCATCCCGGGCTTTCCCGCACGGACCTCATCCCCAACGCGCCCGGGCCGCGGACCTTCACCAACACGCTCTTCTCGGCGCTGCGCCTGCTGATGCAATCCCCCGCGCAGGGCGCGCTGCCGACGCTCTACGCGGCGACCGACCCCGGCGCGCAGGGCGGCGGCTATTACGGGCCGGACCGCCTGAGCGAAACCCGCGGCCACCCCGCGCTGGCCGCGGTCCCCGCTCGCGCGCTGGACCAGGCCGCCTGCGCGCGGCTGTGGCAGATTTCGGAGGAGCTGACGGGGGTGGGGTTCGGGTAA
- a CDS encoding DUF3237 domain-containing protein: MADLRTGFTGLAAALLAAAPSVSAETPPALTYAFTVRVELAPPVEQGEIDGGRRRFVPITGGTVTGPRLNGTVLNGGGDWQTIHPGGFTRVEARYFLKAADGTVIGIHNPGMRVASPEVSERIARGETVDPSSYYFRSAPVFDPPPGKHQWLREKIFVGRGIRMPDHVLIQFYIVE; this comes from the coding sequence ATGGCGGATCTTCGCACAGGCTTCACGGGACTGGCAGCAGCATTGCTTGCCGCGGCGCCATCGGTATCGGCCGAGACACCGCCCGCCCTCACTTACGCCTTCACCGTGCGCGTCGAGCTGGCGCCGCCGGTGGAGCAAGGAGAGATCGACGGCGGCCGCCGCCGCTTCGTGCCGATCACCGGCGGCACGGTCACGGGGCCGAGGCTGAACGGCACCGTGCTGAACGGTGGCGGCGATTGGCAGACCATCCATCCGGGCGGGTTCACCCGGGTGGAGGCCCGCTATTTCCTCAAGGCGGCCGACGGCACGGTGATCGGCATTCACAATCCGGGGATGCGCGTCGCCAGTCCCGAAGTGAGCGAGCGGATCGCGCGCGGCGAGACGGTCGATCCATCCAGCTACTATTTCCGCAGTGCACCGGTGTTCGATCCGCCACCAGGCAAGCATCAATGGTTGCGCGAGAAGATCTTCGTGGGTCGCGGCATCCGCATGCCGGACCATGTTCTCATCCAATTCTACATCGTCGAATGA
- a CDS encoding YciI family protein, whose product MRVMVIMKATEDSERGTPPTAEAWAAMDRFTEDLVAAGILVAGAGLKPSAHGRRILCDGGRRTVTDGPFAEARELIAGFSIWEVKDIEEAVTWAKRCPDPAPGPCEIEIRPFFEGADLAALLTPEDLATPREGDRGRLGVA is encoded by the coding sequence ATGCGGGTGATGGTGATCATGAAAGCCACCGAGGACAGCGAGCGCGGCACACCGCCCACCGCGGAGGCCTGGGCGGCGATGGACCGGTTCACCGAGGACCTGGTCGCGGCGGGGATCCTGGTGGCGGGCGCGGGGCTCAAGCCCAGCGCGCACGGCCGCCGCATCCTCTGCGACGGCGGCCGGCGCACGGTGACCGATGGCCCCTTCGCCGAGGCGCGCGAACTGATCGCGGGCTTTTCGATCTGGGAGGTGAAGGACATCGAGGAGGCCGTCACCTGGGCCAAACGCTGCCCCGATCCCGCGCCGGGCCCGTGCGAGATCGAGATCCGGCCGTTCTTCGAGGGCGCCGACCTCGCGGCGTTGCTGACGCCGGAGGATCTGGCGACGCCGCGCGAGGGCGATCGGGGGCGGCTGGGCGTGGCGTGA
- a CDS encoding tetratricopeptide repeat protein: MVIAQNFIARKFPVLAALALWLGLQPPVFAHGAEPAAPEAAIPACPMDDAEANPADPADADGCLAAADAHAEGEGVGVGVAKDDAAALALFARACQLGAMRGCAMAGFYYGEGRGAAKSIERAVDYYAWACHGGEATGCSNLGLAHIDGDGVERDARRATALFRKACDLGGRAGCANLGASYSLGKGVRRDQRRAAGLFRQACDKGDDHACYNLGVLHRDGLGVRRDLRRAAALFGASCEADDASACGNLGMLVNDGRGVEKDRARALALFDKACALGEAESCFTLGRAYQTGKGRPRDDARAIRLLERALALDPETHSAKEAVKALALAREGAAPDQR, translated from the coding sequence ATGGTCATCGCTCAAAATTTCATCGCTCGAAAATTCCCGGTCCTCGCCGCGCTCGCCCTGTGGCTGGGCCTGCAGCCACCCGTATTCGCGCACGGGGCCGAGCCTGCGGCGCCCGAAGCGGCGATCCCCGCCTGCCCGATGGACGACGCCGAAGCCAACCCGGCCGACCCCGCCGACGCCGATGGCTGCCTTGCCGCGGCCGATGCCCATGCCGAAGGCGAGGGCGTGGGCGTGGGCGTGGCGAAGGACGACGCCGCCGCGCTCGCATTGTTCGCGCGCGCCTGCCAGCTCGGCGCGATGCGCGGCTGCGCGATGGCGGGCTTCTATTATGGCGAGGGCCGCGGCGCGGCAAAGTCGATCGAGCGCGCGGTCGACTATTATGCCTGGGCCTGCCACGGCGGCGAGGCGACGGGCTGTTCCAACCTCGGCCTCGCGCACATCGATGGCGATGGCGTGGAACGGGATGCCCGGCGCGCCACCGCGCTGTTCCGGAAGGCCTGCGATCTCGGCGGCCGCGCCGGCTGCGCCAATCTCGGCGCCTCCTATTCGCTGGGCAAGGGCGTGCGGCGGGACCAGCGCCGCGCCGCCGGGCTGTTCCGCCAGGCCTGCGACAAGGGCGACGACCATGCCTGCTACAATCTCGGCGTGCTCCATCGCGACGGGCTGGGCGTGCGGCGCGACCTCAGGCGCGCCGCCGCGCTGTTCGGCGCGAGCTGCGAGGCGGACGATGCCAGCGCATGCGGCAATCTCGGCATGCTGGTGAACGATGGCCGCGGCGTGGAGAAGGATCGCGCGCGTGCGCTGGCGCTGTTCGACAAGGCCTGCGCCCTGGGCGAGGCTGAAAGCTGCTTCACCCTCGGTCGCGCTTATCAGACCGGCAAGGGCCGCCCGCGCGACGATGCGCGCGCGATCCGCTTGCTGGAACGCGCGCTGGCGCTGGATCCGGAGACGCATTCGGCGAAGGAGGCGGTGAAGGCGCTGGCCTTGGCGCGGGAGGGCGCGGCGCCGGATCAGCGGTGA
- a CDS encoding aldehyde dehydrogenase: MATLAPPAQETRATFDRLNPVTGAVATTAPAATVADADAAVSAAAAAFPAWSALGPNARRAALGKAADALAARADQFVDAMMGEIGATEGWARFNLMLGVSMVREAAALTTQIGGEVIPSDKPGCIAMAIREPVGVLLGIAPWNAPIILGVRAVATPLACGNTVVLKASEQCPRTHSLIAEAFDEALPKGAVSIVTNAPQDAPAIVGALIDNPHIRRINFTGSTAVGKIIARRAAEHLKPVLLELGGKAPLIVLEDADLDEAVKAAAFGAFMNQGQICMSTERIIVVEAVADAFVARFQAKVASMPVGDPRAGKTPLGAVVDRKTVDHVRSLIADAVGAGAVQVNGGEANGVLMPAHVIDRVTPAMKLFRDESFGPVVGVIRARDEAHAIELANDTEYGLSAAVFTRDTARGLRVARQIKSGICHVNGPTVHDEAQMPFGGVKASGYGRFGGKAGIDAFTELRWITIETEPGHYPI, translated from the coding sequence ATGGCTACACTCGCACCGCCGGCCCAGGAAACCCGGGCCACGTTCGATCGACTCAACCCGGTGACCGGCGCGGTCGCGACCACCGCGCCGGCGGCGACGGTGGCGGATGCCGATGCGGCGGTTTCGGCGGCAGCGGCCGCCTTCCCCGCCTGGTCCGCGCTGGGCCCCAATGCGCGGCGGGCCGCGCTCGGCAAGGCGGCGGATGCGCTGGCGGCGCGGGCGGATCAGTTCGTCGACGCGATGATGGGAGAGATCGGGGCCACCGAAGGCTGGGCCCGGTTCAACCTGATGCTGGGCGTGTCGATGGTGCGCGAAGCGGCCGCGCTCACGACCCAGATCGGTGGCGAAGTCATCCCCTCCGACAAGCCGGGCTGCATCGCGATGGCGATCCGCGAACCGGTGGGCGTGCTGCTGGGCATCGCGCCGTGGAACGCGCCGATTATCCTCGGCGTCCGCGCCGTCGCCACCCCGCTCGCCTGCGGCAACACGGTGGTGCTCAAGGCCAGCGAACAATGCCCGCGCACGCACAGCCTGATCGCCGAGGCGTTCGACGAGGCGCTGCCCAAGGGGGCGGTCAGCATCGTCACCAACGCGCCGCAGGATGCGCCGGCGATCGTCGGCGCGCTGATCGACAATCCGCACATCCGCCGCATCAACTTCACCGGTTCCACGGCGGTCGGCAAGATCATCGCCAGGCGCGCGGCCGAGCATCTGAAGCCGGTGCTGCTCGAACTGGGCGGCAAGGCGCCTCTGATCGTGCTCGAGGATGCCGATCTCGACGAGGCAGTGAAGGCCGCCGCGTTCGGCGCCTTCATGAACCAGGGCCAGATCTGCATGTCGACCGAGCGGATCATCGTCGTCGAGGCCGTTGCCGACGCCTTCGTCGCCAGGTTCCAGGCCAAGGTGGCGAGCATGCCGGTGGGCGATCCGCGCGCGGGCAAGACGCCGCTGGGCGCGGTCGTCGACCGGAAGACCGTCGATCATGTCCGCAGCCTCATCGCCGATGCGGTCGGCGCCGGCGCGGTGCAGGTGAATGGCGGCGAGGCGAACGGCGTGCTGATGCCCGCGCATGTCATCGACAGGGTGACGCCGGCGATGAAGCTGTTCCGCGACGAGAGCTTCGGCCCCGTCGTCGGCGTGATCCGCGCGCGGGACGAGGCACATGCCATCGAACTCGCCAACGACACCGAATATGGCCTGTCCGCCGCGGTGTTCACGCGGGACACCGCGCGCGGGCTGCGTGTCGCCCGGCAGATCAAGTCGGGCATCTGCCACGTCAACGGGCCGACCGTGCATGACGAGGCGCAGATGCCGTTCGGCGGCGTGAAGGCGTCCGGCTATGGCCGCTTCGGCGGCAAGGCGGGCATCGACGCCTTCACCGAACTGCGCTGGATCACGATCGAGACCGAGCCCGGGCACTATCCGATCTGA
- a CDS encoding AraC family transcriptional regulator: MSSTLLDTVNAFVEERGGGEGHFRTPMAGVHIIRSFAQRMPMRQMYRPSLCVVVQGAKQIMFGEDSLDYGAMECLVVSMELPGIGRIVQASPTEPFLGLTIEFDIAMVREVLQQISTPPEPSTSGGPCVFVGKVDAGLADSIVRLVRLAGTPDAVAVLYPSIMREISYWLLAGPHGAEFCKLALPETHAERVAKAIYLLRDNYNQPVRVEQLADTAGMSPSSFHQHFKALTAMTPLQYQKQLRLLEARRLMVADAANVGEAAYRVGYESASQFSREYARMFGVAPKRDVMNYKALLAYGSR; encoded by the coding sequence ATGTCGTCGACGCTTCTCGACACGGTCAACGCCTTTGTCGAGGAACGCGGCGGGGGCGAGGGGCATTTCAGGACGCCGATGGCCGGCGTCCACATCATCCGCTCGTTCGCGCAGCGCATGCCGATGCGGCAGATGTACCGGCCGTCGCTGTGCGTCGTGGTGCAGGGCGCCAAGCAGATCATGTTCGGGGAAGACAGCCTCGATTATGGCGCGATGGAGTGCCTCGTGGTTTCCATGGAGCTGCCCGGCATCGGCCGCATCGTGCAGGCCAGCCCGACCGAGCCGTTCCTCGGCCTCACCATCGAGTTCGACATCGCGATGGTGCGCGAGGTGCTGCAGCAGATCTCGACACCGCCGGAGCCGAGCACGTCGGGCGGCCCCTGCGTGTTCGTGGGCAAGGTGGATGCCGGGCTGGCGGATTCGATCGTCCGCCTCGTCCGCCTCGCCGGCACGCCGGATGCGGTGGCGGTGCTCTACCCGTCGATCATGCGCGAGATTTCCTACTGGCTGCTCGCCGGGCCGCATGGCGCCGAATTCTGCAAGCTGGCGCTGCCCGAAACCCATGCCGAGCGTGTGGCCAAGGCGATCTACCTGCTGCGCGACAATTACAACCAGCCGGTGCGCGTGGAGCAGCTGGCGGATACCGCGGGGATGAGCCCATCCTCCTTCCACCAGCATTTCAAGGCGCTCACGGCGATGACGCCGCTGCAATATCAGAAGCAGTTGCGGCTGCTGGAGGCGCGGCGGCTGATGGTGGCGGATGCGGCGAATGTCGGCGAGGCGGCCTACCGCGTCGGCTATGAAAGCGCGTCGCAGTTCAGCCGCGAATATGCCCGCATGTTCGGCGTGGCGCCCAAGCGCGACGTGATGAACTACAAGGCGCTGCTGGCCTATGGGTCGCGGTGA
- a CDS encoding MmgE/PrpD family protein, whose protein sequence is MFCDETISGTLSAHLAAIDTASLPAATLHATRRALLDALGVMLAASGLAEDARPYRRHAEQGAGPARLLGGSGRTSPSLAALANGALAHALDFGDTFDAGPAHPNAALVPALLALADADRGIDGGRFLAAMAGASDLACRLAVAAPCPYEARGWYPPPLVNLIATAAGCAKLLGLGADGIRHAMGLALMQGAFPGEIKYDSTSPLRGVREGFVARAAVEAALLAAGGARAFADPLGGKAGFFAVYAGGAPTAALTDGLGERFLGDLVSFKPWPACRGTHAYIEAALALRPSLDLARITRIEAETGPIQEMLIRPQPAKAQPASAIDARFSIPFTVATAVRDGAVTLDSFTADRLADPGLHRIGASVIERRNPEWGRAEAASGSLTILLDDGSRLFHRVMQAAGHPDWPLSDSALVAKFIGCAGHAAAPVMPAQATAIAAQILDAPLLRAAAAWLD, encoded by the coding sequence ATGTTCTGTGACGAAACAATCTCGGGCACTCTGTCCGCCCATCTCGCCGCGATCGACACCGCATCGCTGCCCGCCGCCACGCTCCACGCCACGCGCCGGGCGTTGCTCGACGCGCTCGGCGTCATGCTCGCCGCAAGCGGGCTGGCCGAAGACGCCCGCCCCTATCGCCGCCATGCCGAGCAAGGCGCCGGCCCCGCGCGATTGCTCGGCGGCAGCGGACGAACCAGCCCGTCGCTTGCCGCTTTGGCGAACGGCGCGCTCGCGCATGCGCTCGATTTCGGCGACACCTTCGACGCCGGCCCGGCGCATCCCAACGCCGCGCTGGTCCCCGCGCTGCTCGCGCTGGCGGACGCCGACCGCGGCATCGATGGCGGCCGCTTCCTTGCCGCGATGGCGGGCGCGAGCGACCTCGCCTGCCGCCTCGCCGTCGCCGCGCCCTGCCCCTATGAGGCGCGCGGCTGGTATCCGCCGCCGCTGGTCAACCTGATCGCAACCGCGGCCGGCTGCGCCAAGCTGCTGGGGCTCGGCGCGGATGGCATCCGTCACGCAATGGGCCTCGCGCTGATGCAGGGCGCCTTCCCGGGCGAGATCAAATATGATTCCACGTCTCCCTTGCGGGGCGTGCGCGAAGGCTTCGTCGCGCGCGCGGCGGTGGAAGCGGCGCTGCTTGCCGCCGGCGGCGCGCGCGCCTTTGCCGACCCGCTGGGCGGCAAGGCGGGCTTCTTCGCCGTCTATGCCGGTGGCGCGCCCACGGCCGCGCTCACCGACGGGCTGGGCGAACGCTTCCTCGGCGATCTCGTCAGCTTCAAGCCCTGGCCGGCCTGCCGCGGCACCCATGCCTATATCGAGGCGGCGCTGGCGCTGCGCCCATCGCTCGACCTTGCGCGGATCACCCGGATCGAGGCCGAGACCGGCCCCATCCAGGAGATGCTGATCCGCCCGCAACCGGCGAAAGCGCAGCCGGCCAGCGCGATCGACGCGCGCTTCAGCATCCCCTTCACCGTGGCCACCGCAGTGCGCGACGGCGCCGTCACGCTCGACAGCTTCACCGCCGATCGGCTTGCCGATCCAGGCCTCCATCGCATCGGCGCGTCGGTGATCGAACGCCGCAATCCCGAGTGGGGCCGCGCCGAGGCCGCCAGCGGCAGCCTGACCATCCTGCTCGACGATGGCAGCCGCCTGTTCCATCGCGTGATGCAGGCCGCCGGCCACCCCGATTGGCCGCTGTCCGATTCGGCGCTGGTCGCCAAGTTCATCGGCTGCGCCGGCCATGCCGCCGCGCCGGTCATGCCCGCGCAAGCCACGGCGATTGCAGCGCAAATCCTCGACGCGCCGCTCTTGCGCGCCGCTGCGGCCTGGCTTGATTGA